Proteins from a genomic interval of Pseudoruegeria sp. SHC-113:
- a CDS encoding ABC transporter substrate-binding protein, with product MTIFAKTSTGRLLAGAAVGLAFSAMAVQADTIRFWTTEEQPERLAKQEEMAAAFKESTGTEVEVIPVSESDLGTRATAAFAAGDLPDVIYHTLQYALPWAEAGILDTEAATDVIAELGEGTFASGALAMAAFDGGTAAVPVDGWTQMVVYRKDLFDAAGLEAPNSYANVLAAIEALHNPPEMYGFVAATKVDENFMSQVLEHVFLANGVSPVGADGFKALEEGPTIEVLDFYKAIAEASPPGELYWKQSRELYFAGQAAMIIWSPFILDELAGLRDSAPPTINDDPTTRDLAAATGIVTNFSGPSNPDGAAWGDIRYFGITSDADTDAAMEFIKFSMDDGYTQTLSIAPEGKFPVRKGTADNPTAFVEAWSKLPVGVDRKAPLGELYAQEMIDEIVGGLDVAQRWGVAEGQLSLASKMINGQAINRIVRQYIDGELDGPAAVAAMNDELGKVE from the coding sequence ATGACGATTTTTGCCAAAACATCCACGGGCCGCCTGCTGGCGGGCGCTGCCGTGGGCCTTGCCTTCAGCGCCATGGCCGTTCAGGCCGACACCATCCGCTTCTGGACAACCGAAGAGCAGCCCGAACGCCTCGCCAAACAGGAGGAAATGGCGGCGGCCTTCAAGGAAAGCACCGGCACCGAAGTGGAGGTGATCCCGGTTTCGGAAAGCGATCTGGGCACCCGCGCCACGGCCGCTTTCGCCGCCGGTGATCTGCCGGACGTGATCTACCACACGCTGCAATACGCTCTGCCCTGGGCTGAGGCCGGGATCCTCGATACTGAGGCCGCCACCGATGTAATCGCCGAGCTGGGCGAGGGCACCTTCGCCTCCGGCGCGCTGGCCATGGCCGCCTTTGACGGCGGCACGGCGGCTGTGCCGGTGGACGGCTGGACGCAGATGGTCGTCTACCGCAAGGATCTCTTCGACGCCGCTGGCCTTGAAGCGCCGAACTCCTACGCCAATGTGCTCGCCGCCATTGAAGCGCTGCACAACCCGCCGGAAATGTACGGTTTCGTGGCCGCCACCAAGGTGGATGAGAACTTCATGAGCCAGGTGCTGGAGCATGTGTTCCTCGCCAATGGCGTATCTCCGGTCGGGGCCGATGGCTTCAAGGCGCTGGAAGAGGGGCCGACGATCGAGGTTCTGGATTTCTACAAGGCGATCGCTGAGGCCTCCCCGCCGGGTGAGCTGTACTGGAAGCAATCGCGCGAGCTCTATTTCGCCGGTCAGGCCGCGATGATCATATGGTCGCCCTTCATCCTCGATGAGCTGGCAGGCCTGCGCGACAGCGCGCCGCCCACGATCAACGACGATCCGACCACCCGCGATCTGGCCGCCGCCACGGGCATCGTGACGAACTTCTCAGGCCCCTCCAACCCGGATGGCGCAGCCTGGGGCGATATCCGCTACTTCGGCATCACGTCCGATGCGGACACCGACGCGGCGATGGAGTTCATCAAGTTTTCCATGGATGACGGCTACACCCAGACGCTCTCCATCGCGCCGGAAGGCAAGTTCCCGGTGCGCAAGGGCACGGCGGATAACCCGACGGCCTTCGTGGAAGCCTGGTCCAAACTGCCCGTCGGCGTGGATCGCAAGGCCCCGCTGGGCGAGCTTTACGCGCAGGAGATGATCGACGAGATCGTCGGCGGCCTTGACGTCGCACAGCGCTGGGGCGTGGCCGAGGGGCAGCTGTCGCTGGCCTCCAAGATGATCAACGGCCAGGCCATCAACCGCATCGTGCGCCAATACATCGACGGCGAGCTTGACGGCCCCGCTGCCGTGGCCGCGATGAACGACGAGCTCGGCAAGGTCGAGTAA
- a CDS encoding carbohydrate ABC transporter permease: MTSLSPPKGTGPLGRREARLAWGLLMPTIISVALVVILPLLSIFWISVKPVQLADLRAPAPIVRESLRGNPKSPADEAEYEIRIRNSSQDKPILGVTLADVLPEGLTLLELDPRCTLDGAAIFCDFGDLEAGYRERMRMPAQVSQGFIDADPDLDDSEPRLTYSSENILTNSEFTLDNFRRVFDGGEFWTVLWTTMFYTVFGTIGALVFGLFAAMLLNKSFKGQGVLRGLYLFPYVAPVIAVAFTWVTLFDPFSGSANALLLQMGVASEPINFFGERPLALIMVTVFEIWRYFPLSFLFILARMQSIDTDMYEAADMDGASPFQKFWFLSLPQLLGILSVLFLLRFIWTFNKFDDIFLLTGGNAGTRTLTVNVYEQAFALSNIGAGAAVAVVVFLCLLLFSVFFFKFISREEGL; encoded by the coding sequence ATGACATCCCTGTCCCCCCCGAAGGGCACAGGCCCGCTGGGCCGGCGCGAGGCGCGCCTGGCCTGGGGCCTCCTGATGCCGACGATCATCAGCGTTGCGCTCGTGGTCATCCTGCCGCTCTTGTCGATCTTCTGGATTAGCGTGAAGCCGGTGCAACTGGCCGACCTGCGCGCCCCTGCGCCGATTGTGCGTGAAAGCCTGCGCGGCAATCCAAAATCGCCCGCGGATGAGGCCGAATACGAGATCCGCATCCGCAATTCGAGTCAGGACAAGCCCATCCTCGGCGTGACCCTTGCCGATGTGCTCCCCGAGGGGCTGACCCTGCTGGAGTTGGACCCGCGCTGCACGCTCGATGGCGCTGCGATTTTCTGTGATTTCGGTGATCTGGAGGCCGGTTACCGGGAGCGCATGCGCATGCCAGCGCAGGTTTCGCAAGGCTTTATCGACGCCGATCCGGATCTGGACGACTCCGAGCCGCGCCTGACCTATTCTTCGGAAAACATCCTCACCAACAGCGAGTTCACGCTGGACAACTTCCGGCGTGTCTTCGACGGCGGCGAGTTCTGGACAGTGCTCTGGACGACGATGTTCTACACCGTTTTCGGCACCATCGGCGCGCTTGTCTTTGGGCTTTTCGCCGCGATGCTTCTGAACAAGAGCTTCAAGGGGCAGGGCGTGTTGCGGGGGCTTTACCTCTTTCCTTATGTCGCCCCGGTGATCGCCGTGGCCTTCACTTGGGTCACGCTCTTTGATCCCTTCTCGGGCTCCGCCAATGCGCTTTTGCTGCAGATGGGTGTGGCGAGCGAGCCGATCAACTTCTTCGGCGAACGCCCGCTGGCGCTGATCATGGTCACCGTCTTTGAAATCTGGCGCTATTTCCCGCTCTCGTTCCTCTTCATCCTCGCCCGAATGCAGAGCATCGACACCGATATGTACGAGGCAGCGGATATGGACGGCGCGAGCCCGTTCCAGAAGTTCTGGTTCCTGAGCCTGCCGCAGCTTCTGGGCATTCTCTCGGTGCTTTTCCTGCTGCGCTTCATCTGGACCTTCAACAAGTTCGACGACATCTTCCTGCTGACAGGCGGCAACGCGGGCACGCGCACGCTGACCGTGAATGTCTACGAGCAGGCCTTCGCGCTCTCCAACATCGGGGCGGGCGCGGCGGTTGCAGTGGTCGTTTTCCTCTGCCTGCTGCTGTTCTCCGTCTTCTTCTTCAAATTCATCAGCCGTGAGGAGGGCCTGTGA